In the genome of Astatotilapia calliptera chromosome 18, fAstCal1.2, whole genome shotgun sequence, the window gagtggctTATTTTTCAAAGATGGTTACCACAGTAGGTAAAAAGCGTTTTTAGGTCACTGTTTGTGGAGTCAAATAGTGTTCAGTCCTTATTCTAGTTTAGTTTATATCTGCTGCCACTTGTCCATGAAATCCATAATTAAACACAGGTGTCTTAAGAGATTGATTGCCAGTTTTGTCTTCTTTATtgcaggaaaacacaaaaatctaGATTCCCTGCAAGTCCAATCTTGCCTTGCAAAAACTAGAAATTTATTGGAAAGGTAAGTCCAGTGCTTCTCAGTAATATAACTGAACACCGTACCAAACCATCATTTCCCTAAATTATTGCTACTCATTGTATACATGCTGAAGTTATGCAGCAGTGTCCCATCTACGATGAATTCAAAACACAACACCAAAACTACTCCCAAACGCACACCTTAGCGAACACATCACTCTAGTCCTCAAAGAATCGCACTAGCTTCCAATTCAGCAAAGTGTGGATCTGAAGGAAAATTAAAATTACCTGCAGCTGAGCTcactgtcagtttttttttctgcagcagcAACCATCAGCATTAATAACCAGTGGGAAGCAGTTAATTGAACAatttctattttctattttctcctGTGTTTTATACACTaaacttttttatgtttaatgtcTTTATACAGACCTCCACCAGCAGGATATCGGTAAGGAGGAAGAAGTTGTCACAGATCAGCAGGTCTGTAACCAAGAGAGGAACTCCAATCTGGACCAGGAGGATCCAGAACCTCTGCAGATTAAAGAAGAACAGGAGGAAATCTGCATCAGTCATGAGGAAGAACCGCTTGTATTGAAGGAGGAGACTGAGACCTTTATGGCTGCTTCTACTTACGAGGAGTGTAAATCAGAACCAAACAGTGACCAGTTCCTTTTTCACAACTCTCCTGACCCAGAGAGCCTAGAACAAGAAGAAAGCGAGCATGTGGACTTAGCATCAagtaaaaaattattaaaatgtgacaCTTGTGGAAAATTTTTTCAGTATCAGTCCAAACTTAATAGACATCTGAGagctcacacaggtgagaagccataTTTTTGTGTCACATGTGGGAAGAGATTTAGTCAGATGATACACTTAAGAAAGCACATgagaattcacacaggtgagaagcctcATCCTTGTAGCATCTGTGGAAATAAGTTTAATGACATGTCAGCATTCAAATCGCACATGAGAATTCATACCGGTGAAAGACCATATTCttgtagcacctgtgggaaaagTTTTAGCCAAATGATACACTTGAAAATTCACATGAGAGTTCACACAGGCGAAAAGCCGTATTCTTGTGATATGTGTGATAAAAGATTCACTAATTTGATAAACTTGAAAACGCACATAAGAATTCACACGGGAGAGAAACCACATTCTTGTAACATCTGTGGGAAAACCTTTCGTCAGAATTCGACGTTGCAAACTCATCTAAGAATCCACACAGGTGCGAAACCATATTCTTGTAGCACCTGTGGAAAAAGATTTAGTCATATTAAAAACCTGACAACTCACTCaagaattcacacaggtgagaagccatatacttgtagcacctgtgggaaaaATTTCAGTCAGTTGACTCATTTAAAAAGTCACATGAGAATTCATACTACCCTACAAAATGTGGCAGAGTAGGAGTGTGTGACTGTTAGAATGCATAGTGAGGAAAATCACAGCTAcacctgaggggaaaaaagatgacCTTATATTCTGGTCAGTATGGAATAGCTTTTAATAATAGTCATTCAAGTtggctgtgtttttgttctgatgTAATTGGAAGCCCAGTTTTATAAAGGGTCTCAAATAAGCCAGTTTTTAGAACATTTCCTACTGAACTATCTTCAATATGTATTAACATTTCACGGTAGAAATTTTAAACCTGTATAACTAGTCCTGTGAAATTTTAGCTTcatatattaaacaaaaacaaaacaaaaagttataTGTTTTAAGTTACTTTCAAAACTTAAATGGTTTCTAACTAAGTCGTAAAGTGATAATATTCTATTTTCATTCAGCTTTCAAGCATTTGAGCAAATACgataaatgttttaacaaaaacaaaaatatccgTAAAGAGTTTAATCTGAATAGAACAAGTTTCTAGATGGTTGTGTAATTACAACTCAGAAAATAATttcattagatatttgcatgtttctcctaggacctgccgtccacatatgtggacatcacattttgggttatttagaccaaaatactaaattttgctcaacaatggcctgatatccactaatgaggacattatactgctactgttctatcgaaattttaaacaaatatcctcatatgtggctctcatttttcttagaaacaaaaatcaggtaaaaaaaaaaaaatctggtaattctttgtttttacattcatcaggtcccaatatgCCCCGATAtcaaagataaa includes:
- the LOC113010283 gene encoding zinc finger protein OZF-like isoform X1; amino-acid sequence: MNCEEEEGVDDQQVCNQERNSSLDQNDPEPPQIKEEQEEVCTGQEAEGIIVWTGKERLRLLDTIWKPEIKLHRIDLHQQDIGKEEEVVTDQQVCNQERNSNLDQEDPEPLQIKEEQEEICISHEEEPLVLKEETETFMAASTYEECKSEPNSDQFLFHNSPDPESLEQEESEHVDLASSKKLLKCDTCGKFFQYQSKLNRHLRAHTGEKPYFCVTCGKRFSQMIHLRKHMRIHTGEKPHPCSICGNKFNDMSAFKSHMRIHTGERPYSCSTCGKSFSQMIHLKIHMRVHTGEKPYSCDMCDKRFTNLINLKTHIRIHTGEKPHSCNICGKTFRQNSTLQTHLRIHTGAKPYSCSTCGKRFSHIKNLTTHSRIHTGEKPYTCSTCGKNFSQLTHLKSHMRIHTTLQNVAE